The genomic region GGGCGCGTAAAGCATCTGTGCGGCATAGCGCGTCATGACCACCGGAAGAGGGGTCTCACGACGCGGTTTCGGCGCGTCCTCATCCTCCTCGGCTTGAGCGCTGGCTTGGGCCGTGGAAGAAGTTGAATGGTTGCTTGTAGGTTTGGCGTTGACTTGGCCGTAACGCGGGGCGGGACTGTCCCCGGCTACAATTTTAGCCGGCTCGGATGCGACCTGATTTGGTTTCCCTACCGTTGCGATGATATCCACGAGCATGATCTCACCGGAGTTCATGTTCTGCAGCTGTAAGCGAGTCGGTTCAATCGGCTCTTTCGCCAACAGGTAGAGGGCACCACCGGTGCTCTGCACGCGCAGTTTGTCGACGAGGTTACGAGGCAGACCCACCCGTACGTTTTGGTCCACAAAGACAATACGCTCCTGACCCACGATCAAGGGCAGTGCTATAGGGATACGATCCCAGCGCAGGATTTCGACGGCGTTGGCCAACCCGCAGAAGTGAAGGGCTACGAGCCCGATGATCAGTAGGCGGCGTGTCATCATTTGCCTCCTGCTCTGGTCGTTTCTGCGGAGACTTCGATG from Pseudomonas synxantha harbors:
- a CDS encoding TIGR03749 family integrating conjugative element protein, which encodes MTRRLLIIGLVALHFCGLANAVEILRWDRIPIALPLIVGQERIVFVDQNVRVGLPRNLVDKLRVQSTGGALYLLAKEPIEPTRLQLQNMNSGEIMLVDIIATVGKPNQVASEPAKIVAGDSPAPRYGQVNAKPTSNHSTSSTAQASAQAEEDEDAPKPRRETPLPVVMTRYAAQMLYAPLRTVEPVEGIAQINLKRGLDLTTLMPILPVEASALGSWRLDEYWVTAVKLRNTSAQNLTLDPRDLMGDFVTATFQHPYLGAKGDSSDTSTVYLVTRGHGLAESLLPAAISQIDPKGGRREE